TCATTGCGAAGAGAGGTAATCATCACTTCTCTGTCTCCCGGAGCAGCAGCCAGATTCGTCGGATACGGGGTATGGGCAATGGAAGCCATCCCCTGCTCACGGCAGTATTCTGCGCAGCTGCTTGCATCGCGGTAGTCTACCGGCTTCAGCTTCAGACTGCGCGGATTCTTCGGAAAATACTGAAAACATGTAGCACCGCTCTCCCTGGCGGACCGGGCAGCCTGCCCGTACCCGCCGCGTATGCTGACATGCGCCCCTATGAAGGGGCTATGCGTCATGCTGGCAATCCGGGCAATAGAATACCTTGCGTCCGGACAGCTCTATCTTCACTATCGTTCCCCCGCCGCGCAGGCAAGGCTCGCCTTCACGGTCATACACTTTACAAGCATCATTATAAGAACCGGTCACCGTGTCGCCGGTCATGAACGGCATTTCCATATACCCGCCGATTTCAGTGGCGTCCGTCAACACCTTACGCACGCTATCGTACAGCCGGGTCACTGCTTCCGGTGACAGATTCTGAACAAGCGTAGACGGAAGCAGCCGGGCTTCATAAGCAATCTCGTCGGCATAGCAGTTGCCGATTCCAGCCATTACATGCTGGTTGACCAGCAGGCTCTTCAGCGCACCGCGCCGCCCTTTGAGCAGTCCGGCGAAGCGTTCGGCCGTCATCCGGCGGTCCAGCAGCTCGGGTCCAAGCTTCCCCATTGCCGCTTCACCTTCCTTGACAGTTAGCAGATGCAGGTACCCCAGGCGCAGTCCCATGAAGTAGAGGATATGCTCACCGAATGCCAGCTCCACCTGTGTAGTACGGTCAGGACGTTCTTCCTCTGTACCATAGAACAGTAGTCCGCCCAGCATCAGATGCAGCAGCAGTCTTCGGCCGTCATGCAGGTGGAAGAGGATATGCTTGGCGCGGCGTTCCACGAATACAATTCGAGCCCCGACCAGCCCCTTCACGAATTCTTCAGTCTCCATATTAATGGTCTTTTCTCTATTTACGGTTACCCCTGTAATGGGTACGTTTATTAGATGTTGGCTAAGCAGCTTTCTGTAATTCTCCATTTCCGGCAATTCCGGCATATTGTCATCTTCCCTTCTTGGATGGTCAAAAGGTCACCTTTGTCATTATACACCGAGCAGTACCATAAGTTCAGCTAAATCAGCACAAATTTCATCAGGCTTGACTCCGGTCAGCTGCTGGTAATGCTCCAGATTATCCCGGGTTGTAAGTCCCGTAAGCACCAACACAGTCCGGCAGCCTGCGTTAGCCCCCGCCAAGATATCCGTTCTCATATTGTCGCCCACCAGCACCGCATCCTCCGGCTTGATGCCGAGCAGAGATGTCGCATACGTCACCAGATGCGTCTCCGGCTTGCCGATGACCACGGGTGCCACACCGCTGGCTGCTTCAATCGCTGCACCAATCGTACCTGCACCGGGCATCACTCCGTCATCGGAGGGAAGCATCAGGTCGGGATTGGTCAGGACGAATCTGGCCCCTTCACGAATCCAGCGCGAGGCGCGGGCCAGAGCTTCATATGTAAAAGAACGGTCGATCCCCTGCACGACATACTGTGGATGCTCGGTGACCAGGGTTAACCCTGCCTCTGTGCAGGCTTCCGCCAGCCCCTCTTCTCCAAGTATCGCCACGGATGCTCCCGGAGATTCTCCGGCAATGTAACGGGCGGCAGCCAGCGACGAGGTGCAGACCTCTTCCGCCTTTGCTTCAATGCCCATTGCGCGTAAGTGTCCAGCTACACTGGCTGGTGTCCGTGAAGAGTTGTTCGTCACAAACAGGAACGGGATACCGGCTGTCCGCAGCGCTTCTATCAGCTGCTGCGCCCCGGGGATCATTCTTCCGCCATGATACAAGGTGCCATCCAGATCAATTAACAAGCCTCCGATATTGTTCATAACTCCTCCTGTAGACTAGAACTAAGTGGTTCATCTTATTTATTATTAATTATATGAACTATATTTCAGAGCAGCGGGAGCTTCTCCGGGAAGCGCGCTGCGAATGGATTTATTGCCCGTCTGTTGCGATTTTTAGCCGCTTTGTTTCGGCATTTTCTCTACTGCTTCGTACTCTTAATCCTTAGCTTTTACTTTAAATTTAACGTTCTTCGTCGAACCCTAGCGAACTCCTGCTGCGCCCGGCTATTTTCGCCGCAGCCCTGTCACTTCCTGCGCTTTCCCGGAAAATAATTCATTCCCCAGGGTCATTTCCCGGGGTTCTCCGGTAGACCGGGAAGGTGCAGAATTCCTCTGCCAGCAGTGTATTCGGGAAGATCTCCTGCGCTTCCTTCAGCAGCGGAGCGAGCTCCTCCTGCGAAGTATAACGCGAGCTGAAGTGGGTCAGCAGCAGCTCAGCCCCGCCTGCATCCCTTGCCAGTTCCGCGGCTTGCCGTGCTGTACTGTGATGATATTGATGGGCCATTTCCGCCAGTTCATGGGCAAATGTCGCCTCATGAATAATGAGATCAGCATCCTGCGCCAGCGGCAGTGAACCCGCACAAGGCCGGGTATCTCCCAGAATAACTACGATACGTCCGCGCTTGGGAGCATGGATCACCTCGGCCGCCCGGATTAGCACGCCTTCATCGGTAGTGATGTCCTCGCCTTTTTTTAACCGGCCATACAGCGGTCCCGGCTTCAGTCCATAGCTCTTGAGAAGTTCTGTATTCAGGTTACCCGGACTGTCCTTCT
This genomic interval from Paenibacillus sp. FSL H8-0332 contains the following:
- a CDS encoding DNA-formamidopyrimidine glycosylase family protein, encoding MPELPEMENYRKLLSQHLINVPITGVTVNREKTINMETEEFVKGLVGARIVFVERRAKHILFHLHDGRRLLLHLMLGGLLFYGTEEERPDRTTQVELAFGEHILYFMGLRLGYLHLLTVKEGEAAMGKLGPELLDRRMTAERFAGLLKGRRGALKSLLVNQHVMAGIGNCYADEIAYEARLLPSTLVQNLSPEAVTRLYDSVRKVLTDATEIGGYMEMPFMTGDTVTGSYNDACKVYDREGEPCLRGGGTIVKIELSGRKVFYCPDCQHDA
- a CDS encoding TIGR01457 family HAD-type hydrolase gives rise to the protein MNNIGGLLIDLDGTLYHGGRMIPGAQQLIEALRTAGIPFLFVTNNSSRTPASVAGHLRAMGIEAKAEEVCTSSLAAARYIAGESPGASVAILGEEGLAEACTEAGLTLVTEHPQYVVQGIDRSFTYEALARASRWIREGARFVLTNPDLMLPSDDGVMPGAGTIGAAIEAASGVAPVVIGKPETHLVTYATSLLGIKPEDAVLVGDNMRTDILAGANAGCRTVLVLTGLTTRDNLEHYQQLTGVKPDEICADLAELMVLLGV
- the rnz gene encoding ribonuclease Z encodes the protein MEIYFLGTNAGVPTLQRNVTSVALRLLEERRTFWMFDCGEGTQHQVLRSPLRLGKLEKLFITHLHGDHLFGLPGLISSRGYQGGTSPLTVYGPPGLKAYLDISLSVSQSRIPYKLEIVEHSGGLIFEDETFKVEAGLLEHRIDSYGYRVTEKDSPGNLNTELLKSYGLKPGPLYGRLKKGEDITTDEGVLIRAAEVIHAPKRGRIVVILGDTRPCAGSLPLAQDADLIIHEATFAHELAEMAHQYHHSTARQAAELARDAGGAELLLTHFSSRYTSQEELAPLLKEAQEIFPNTLLAEEFCTFPVYRRTPGNDPGE